A stretch of Tigriopus californicus strain San Diego chromosome 11, Tcal_SD_v2.1, whole genome shotgun sequence DNA encodes these proteins:
- the LOC131890065 gene encoding oxalate:formate antiporter-like isoform X1, with amino-acid sequence MVSCLECFGGGKGDDPQSTSKSFKTRLKRGLLVPDEETTDKMPSPSKIPWGGILALLGGFLIQLTLGSFYSFGNVMTYMTSYMRVHGSPNMTYGDFIVVQSVWGMTQGAIFPLSGFIIGIIGPRVAMFGGCFIFSLGSALTYWTLNHSLTMVAFTYGFVSAFGQGIALIPTMTIGMKWFPKRKGMAMGVIVGGFGGGAFIFNQIQTAILNPENVNIAESGYFEDEDLLKRVPGLMLILSAIYVSIQLVACLMVTEPPACQFLDNRKELDGYASPVDSSSPVESPVKQEVLSKESEAFELDITPREAIRRREFYILWLTRFSVVLVTQTIAGFYKAFGQTFIEDDHFLSLVGAICSIFNCSGRLFYGLLMDKTTYRLAMTTETVGLFCLFSTLYVTSILGQVGFAIWIWLIFLTFPGTYSTQPAVTVQTFGHKYGGTIYGFLFTSDIVNNLLVGILSKSILEAWGYMGLFFILAAFAAFAFIVTCFFPWNPSPALLRQKDEHIACEEMGNGKDVSAYNTPNWTKDAIALEN; translated from the exons ATGGTATCGTgtctggaatgctttggaggcGGGAAAGGAGATGATCCACAAAGCACTTCCAAATCGTTCAAAACGCGGCTTAAACGAG GTTTGTTAGTCCCTGACGAGGAAACCACGGATAAAATGCCGAGTCCAAGCAAGATCCCTTGGGGAGGTATCTTAGCATTACTAGGAGGGTTCCTAATCCAGCTCACATTGGGGTCCTTTTACTCATTCGGCAATGTCATGACCTACATGACCTCCTACATGAG GGTTCACGGGTCTCCCAACATGACCTATGGGGATTTCATTGTGGTCCAATCGGTGTGGGGAATGACCCAAGGGGCGATATTTCCGCTGTCTGGTTTCATCATTGGTATCATTGGTCCTCGTGTGGCCATGTTTGGCGGATGTTTCATCTTCAGTTTGGGCTCAGCACTCACATATTGGACCTTGAACCACAGCTTGACCATGGTTGCATTTACCTACGGGTTCGTCTCCGCTTTTGGACAAGGCATTGCCCTCATTCCGACCATGACCATCGGCATGAAATGGTTCCCCAAGCGAAAGGGAATGGCCATGGGAGTGATTGTGGGGGGTTTTGGCGGGGGAGCGTTCATCTTCAACCAGATTCAAACCGCCATCTTGAACCCCGAAAACGTCAATATCGCCGAGAGCGGCTACTTTGAGGATGAGGATTTGCTCAAACGAGTGCCTGGATTGATGCTGATCTTGTCCGCCATTTACGTCAGTATTCAATTGGTGGCTTGTCTTATGGTGACCGAACCCCCGGCGTGTCAATTTCTGGATAATCGCAAAGAGTTGGACGGATACGCGAGTCCGGTGGATTCATCATCTCCAGTTGAATCACCGGTCAAGCAAGAAGTGCTTAGTAAAGAAAGTGAGGCGTTCGAACTCGATATCACTCCACGAGAAGCGATACGGAGGCGAGAGTTCTACATATTATGGCTCACCCGGTTCTCAGTGGTATTGGTCACCCAAACCATCGCGGGTTTCTACAAAGCCTTCGGTCAGACCTTCATCGAAGATGACCACTTCTTGTCGTTGGTGGGAGCGATTTGTTCCATATTCAATTGCTCCGGAAGGCTCTTCTATGGGCTGTTGATGGACAAGACCACTTACCGTCTGGCCATGACCACGGAGACGGTGGGATTGTTCTGTTTGTTCTCCACCCTGTACGTCACGTCGATCTTGGGTCAAGTGGGGTTCGCCATCTGGATTTGGTTGATCTTTCTAACCTTTCCTGGGACGTATTCAACACAACCCGCAGTCACGGTTCAGACGTTTGGACACAAGTATGGTGGCACCATTTACGGCTTTCTATTCACGTCTGATATTGTGAATAACCTCTTGGTGGGGATCTTGAGCAAAAGTATTCTCGAGGCCTGGGGCTACATGGGCCTTTTCTTCATATTAGCCGCATTTGCCGCATTCGCATTCATCGTGACGTGCTTTTTCCCATGGAACCCGAGTCCTGCCTTGTTAAGACAAAAAGATGAACACATCGCTTGCGAGGAGATGGGCAATGGGAAGGATGTCAGTGCTTATAACACGCCCAATTGGACAAAAGACGCGATTGCCCTCGAGAATTGA
- the LOC131890064 gene encoding zinc finger CCCH domain-containing protein 14-like, which yields MTEDTPASPALDHLGPGVSAKIRDAIKAKLVELAVYVDDELPDYIMVMVANRKSPEQMKQDLGLFLNEHNQVFVDWLDHVLQQLQKVAQEGRGKKKVPKKKVRKEAESPVRKTKKKKPVTRSEPDHEEYHSVTEEVQHRKRDTSGRSRSRSRSRSPRLSERDRDHRPSSTRRPESRANHTRDKDYRPVTRAASPGRHFSSRRRSGDRSRASSAPRRGPSSVVGAVISHESDGEYDPEQILKRALVASKVQVPRPPPPAVSASKNLVLKAVADADRSLKRRRMDERDRDLKAVHEKRALLSQARREGNLDDRALKAITRERSPLPVKAPRKPASSPERRSRSSKIHRESRSRKRVNSPPRIKGMRADEEEEKRQKLQKAAAVQPPSPPRPSPPPRAAPLGDLDLRYHLGQRKLGTSLNKLARQSGLTIKVRNDLHRQNVGRDQEPREQDKEDDSNLESMRQKALESMKKRALRRSPSHDDKKIIIPLNEDSSDDDTDCDASAAEKETVDGSTSSSDSRGPNLAVKKQSAPSKDPQFIVTLQGIDKKYFKKAKIEPPISPPATKPVSPTDQPHQPKLVALSAKKPEAKVAPSIRSETKPLRKRITAPEPDPVVLPVPSAPLIQPRLPIVAFAPKMAASPDRPVCKFWPRCTRGEACFFFHPKSNPASTHFSAPIHKPAMSRIPSKEKLTWTSASAKPL from the exons ATGACCGAGGACACGCCGGCCTCGCCCGCCCTCGACCACTTGGGTCCGGGCGTGTCAGCCAAGATTCGCGACgccatcaaggccaaactgGTGGAGTTGGCCGTGTACGTGGACGACGAATTGCCGGATTATATCATGGTGATGGTGGCCAATCGCAAATCGCCCGAGCAAATGAAGCAAGATCTGGGCTTGTTCCTCAATGAGCACAACCAAGTGTTTGTCGACTGGCTGGACCACGTTCTCCAGCagcttcaaaaagtggctcaagaAG GGCGAGGCAAGAAGAAAGTGCCCAAGAAAAAGGTCAGGAAAGAAGCGGAATCACCCGTGCgcaaaaccaaaaagaaaaaacccGTGACCCGCTCTGAGCCTGATCACGAAGAATACCATTCTGTGACCGAGGAGGTTCAACATCGCAAACGGGACACATCCGGCCGATCGCGTTCGCGTTCGCGCTCTCGATCCCCGCGCTTGTCAGAACGCGATCGGGATCATCGCCCGTCCTCGACCCGCCGCCCCGAATCGCGAGCCAACCACACTCGCGATAAAGATTACCGACCGGTCACTCGCGCCGCCAGCCCCGGTCGGCATTTCTCGTCCCGTCGTCGATCCGGGGATCGATCTCGGGCCTCATCAGCGCCCCGTCGAGGTCCGAGTTCGGTGGTTGGTGCGGTCATTTCTCACGAATCGGACGGGGAATACGATCCGGAACAGATCTTGAAACGGGCTCTAGTGGCGAGCAAGGTTCAAGTGCCCAGGCCTCCTCCACCCGCCGTGAGTGCGAGCAAAAATCTGGTTCTTAAAGCCGTGGCTGATGCGGATCGTTCGCTTAAGCGGCGGCGAATGGATGAGCGCGATCGAGATCTGAAGGCCGTCCACGAGAAGCGGGCTTTATTGAGTCAAGCGCGACGAGAAGGAAATCTAGATGATCGGGCATTGAAGGCTATCACCCGTGAGCGATCGCCATTACCCGTGAAAGCTCCACGAAAACCCGCGTCTTCGCCCGAGCGCCGGAGTCGATCCTCGAAAATTCACCGTGAAAGCCGATCTCGGAAGCGGGTGAATTCTCCTCCCCGCATCAAAGGCATGCGGgctgatgaagaagaagaaaaacgacAAAAGCTACAGAAAGCAGCCGCTGTTCAACCGCCTTCCCCACCCCGACCTAGTCCTCCACCTCGTGCTGCTCCCTTGGGCGACTTGGATCTGAGATACCATTTGGGACAACGGAAATTAGGCACATCGTTGAACAAACTGGCTCGACAATCCGGTTTGACCATCAAAGTGCGGAATGATTTACATCGACAAAACGTGGGTCGGGACCAAGAGCCTCGAGAGCAAGATAAAGAGGATGATTCCAACTTGGAAAGCATGAGACAAAAAGCGTTGGAATCGATGAAAAAGCGTGCCTTGCGCCGCTCTCCGTCCCACGATGACAAGAAGATCATCATTCCCCTCAACGAGGATTCCTCCGACGATGACACGGATTGTGATGCGAGTGCGGCCGAGAAAGAAACCGTTGACGGTTCCACCTCTTCCTCCGACTCCCGAGGCCCCAACTTGGCCGTGAAAAAGCAATCAGCGCCTTCCAAAGATCCACAATTCATCGTCACACTTCAAGGGATCGACAAGAAGTATTTCAAGAAAGCCAAAATCGAGCCGCCGATCTCTCCTCCAGCCACCAAGCCCGTCAGTCCAACCGATCAGCCCCATCAGCCCAAACTTGTGGCCTTGTCTGCTAAGAAGCCGGAAGCCAAAGTGGCCCCATCCATTCGAAGTGAAACGAAGCCGTTGAGGAAGCGAATTACGGCCCCCGAACCCGACCCCGTGGTCTTACCAGTTCCCTCCGCCCCACTGATCCAACCTAGACTACCCATCGTAGCCTTTGCGCCCAAGATGGCCGCCAGCCCCGATCGACCCGTGTGCAAGTTTTGGCCCAGATGTACGAGAGGTGAGGCCTGTTTCTTCTTTCATCCCAAAAGCAATCCGGCTTCGACGCATTTTTCGGCGCCGATCCACAAACCAGCGATGTCACGGATTCCTTCCAAGGAGAAACTGACGTGGACTTCAGCCTCGGCTAAGCCTTTATGA
- the LOC131890065 gene encoding oxalate:formate antiporter-like isoform X2: MPSPSKIPWGGILALLGGFLIQLTLGSFYSFGNVMTYMTSYMRVHGSPNMTYGDFIVVQSVWGMTQGAIFPLSGFIIGIIGPRVAMFGGCFIFSLGSALTYWTLNHSLTMVAFTYGFVSAFGQGIALIPTMTIGMKWFPKRKGMAMGVIVGGFGGGAFIFNQIQTAILNPENVNIAESGYFEDEDLLKRVPGLMLILSAIYVSIQLVACLMVTEPPACQFLDNRKELDGYASPVDSSSPVESPVKQEVLSKESEAFELDITPREAIRRREFYILWLTRFSVVLVTQTIAGFYKAFGQTFIEDDHFLSLVGAICSIFNCSGRLFYGLLMDKTTYRLAMTTETVGLFCLFSTLYVTSILGQVGFAIWIWLIFLTFPGTYSTQPAVTVQTFGHKYGGTIYGFLFTSDIVNNLLVGILSKSILEAWGYMGLFFILAAFAAFAFIVTCFFPWNPSPALLRQKDEHIACEEMGNGKDVSAYNTPNWTKDAIALEN; this comes from the exons ATGCCGAGTCCAAGCAAGATCCCTTGGGGAGGTATCTTAGCATTACTAGGAGGGTTCCTAATCCAGCTCACATTGGGGTCCTTTTACTCATTCGGCAATGTCATGACCTACATGACCTCCTACATGAG GGTTCACGGGTCTCCCAACATGACCTATGGGGATTTCATTGTGGTCCAATCGGTGTGGGGAATGACCCAAGGGGCGATATTTCCGCTGTCTGGTTTCATCATTGGTATCATTGGTCCTCGTGTGGCCATGTTTGGCGGATGTTTCATCTTCAGTTTGGGCTCAGCACTCACATATTGGACCTTGAACCACAGCTTGACCATGGTTGCATTTACCTACGGGTTCGTCTCCGCTTTTGGACAAGGCATTGCCCTCATTCCGACCATGACCATCGGCATGAAATGGTTCCCCAAGCGAAAGGGAATGGCCATGGGAGTGATTGTGGGGGGTTTTGGCGGGGGAGCGTTCATCTTCAACCAGATTCAAACCGCCATCTTGAACCCCGAAAACGTCAATATCGCCGAGAGCGGCTACTTTGAGGATGAGGATTTGCTCAAACGAGTGCCTGGATTGATGCTGATCTTGTCCGCCATTTACGTCAGTATTCAATTGGTGGCTTGTCTTATGGTGACCGAACCCCCGGCGTGTCAATTTCTGGATAATCGCAAAGAGTTGGACGGATACGCGAGTCCGGTGGATTCATCATCTCCAGTTGAATCACCGGTCAAGCAAGAAGTGCTTAGTAAAGAAAGTGAGGCGTTCGAACTCGATATCACTCCACGAGAAGCGATACGGAGGCGAGAGTTCTACATATTATGGCTCACCCGGTTCTCAGTGGTATTGGTCACCCAAACCATCGCGGGTTTCTACAAAGCCTTCGGTCAGACCTTCATCGAAGATGACCACTTCTTGTCGTTGGTGGGAGCGATTTGTTCCATATTCAATTGCTCCGGAAGGCTCTTCTATGGGCTGTTGATGGACAAGACCACTTACCGTCTGGCCATGACCACGGAGACGGTGGGATTGTTCTGTTTGTTCTCCACCCTGTACGTCACGTCGATCTTGGGTCAAGTGGGGTTCGCCATCTGGATTTGGTTGATCTTTCTAACCTTTCCTGGGACGTATTCAACACAACCCGCAGTCACGGTTCAGACGTTTGGACACAAGTATGGTGGCACCATTTACGGCTTTCTATTCACGTCTGATATTGTGAATAACCTCTTGGTGGGGATCTTGAGCAAAAGTATTCTCGAGGCCTGGGGCTACATGGGCCTTTTCTTCATATTAGCCGCATTTGCCGCATTCGCATTCATCGTGACGTGCTTTTTCCCATGGAACCCGAGTCCTGCCTTGTTAAGACAAAAAGATGAACACATCGCTTGCGAGGAGATGGGCAATGGGAAGGATGTCAGTGCTTATAACACGCCCAATTGGACAAAAGACGCGATTGCCCTCGAGAATTGA